Proteins from one Telopea speciosissima isolate NSW1024214 ecotype Mountain lineage chromosome 1, Tspe_v1, whole genome shotgun sequence genomic window:
- the LOC122659296 gene encoding transcription factor MYB4-like isoform X2, protein MVRAPCCEKMGLKKGPWTPEEDQILIAYIQKYGHGNWRALPKQAGLLRCGKSCRLRWTNYLRPDIKRGNFTKDEEDTIIKLHEMLGNRWSTIAARLPGRTDNEIKNVWHTHLKKKLMIKQKQPISCSDTKTQQTFSDSEPVSYQTNLNLMMRLENQGLLPPVSPQQTSSSDLSSSTRTDSSTVVTTRRSDNLNMDSSVTFSEFDDSFWSEALSSAKNSGMPELKPELQFQFSPVYMSEPVCGYGFSNNKDIDFWYDLFIKSGDSLSLDLPEF, encoded by the exons ATGGTGAGAGCTCCATGTTGTGAGAAGATGGGATTAAAGAAAGGTCCATGGACTCCAGAAGAAGACCAGATTTTGATTGCTTACATCCAGAAGTATGGCCATGGCAATTGGAGAGCACTTCCCAAACAAGCTG GTTTGTTAAGATGTGGGAAGAGTTGCAGACTTCGATGGACTAATTACTTGAGACCAGACATTAAGAGAGGCAACTTCACAAAAGACGAAGAAGACACCATCATCAAATTGCATGAAATGCTGGGCAACAG ATGGTCTACAATCGCTGCAAGATTACCTGGAAGAACagataatgaaataaaaaatgtatgGCATacccatctcaagaagaagCTCATGATCAAACAAAAACAACCCATCAGCTGCTCTGACACCAAAACCCAACAAACTTTTTCTGATTCAGAACCCGTGAGCTATCAAACCAATCTGAATCTGATGATGAGATTGGAGAATCAAGGATTACTTCCCCCAGTGTCCCCACAACAAACTTCTTCTAGTGACTTATCTTCCTCCACAAGAACAGATTCATCTACTGTAGTGACAACAAGAAGAAGTGATAACCTCAACATGGATTCATCAGTAACTTTCTCTGAATTCGATGATAGTTTCTGGTCTGAGGCATTATCATCAGCGAAAAATTCCGGCATGCCGGAATTGAAACCGGAACTTCAATTTCAGTTTTCTCCAGTTTATATGTCTGAACCTGTATGTGGGTATGGATTTAGTAATAACAAAGACATTGATTTTTGGTATGATCTCTTCATAAAGTCAGGGGATTCATTGTCACTAGACTTGCCGGAGTTC TAA
- the LOC122659296 gene encoding transcription factor MYB4-like isoform X1: MVRAPCCEKMGLKKGPWTPEEDQILIAYIQKYGHGNWRALPKQAGLLRCGKSCRLRWTNYLRPDIKRGNFTKDEEDTIIKLHEMLGNRWSTIAARLPGRTDNEIKNVWHTHLKKKLMIKQKQPISCSDTKTQQTFSDSEPVSYQTNLNLMMRLENQGLLPPVSPQQTSSSDLSSSTRTDSSTVVTTRRSDNLNMDSSVTFSEFDDSFWSEALSSAKNSGMPELKPELQFQFSPVYMSEPVCGYGFSNNKDIDFWYDLFIKSGDSLSLDLPEF, from the exons ATGGTGAGAGCTCCATGTTGTGAGAAGATGGGATTAAAGAAAGGTCCATGGACTCCAGAAGAAGACCAGATTTTGATTGCTTACATCCAGAAGTATGGCCATGGCAATTGGAGAGCACTTCCCAAACAAGCTG GTTTGTTAAGATGTGGGAAGAGTTGCAGACTTCGATGGACTAATTACTTGAGACCAGACATTAAGAGAGGCAACTTCACAAAAGACGAAGAAGACACCATCATCAAATTGCATGAAATGCTGGGCAACAG ATGGTCTACAATCGCTGCAAGATTACCTGGAAGAACagataatgaaataaaaaatgtatgGCATacccatctcaagaagaagCTCATGATCAAACAAAAACAACCCATCAGCTGCTCTGACACCAAAACCCAACAAACTTTTTCTGATTCAGAACCCGTGAGCTATCAAACCAATCTGAATCTGATGATGAGATTGGAGAATCAAGGATTACTTCCCCCAGTGTCCCCACAACAAACTTCTTCTAGTGACTTATCTTCCTCCACAAGAACAGATTCATCTACTGTAGTGACAACAAGAAGAAGTGATAACCTCAACATGGATTCATCAGTAACTTTCTCTGAATTCGATGATAGTTTCTGGTCTGAGGCATTATCATCAGCGAAAAATTCCGGCATGCCGGAATTGAAACCGGAACTTCAATTTCAGTTTTCTCCAGTTTATATGTCTGAACCTGTATGTGGGTATGGATTTAGTAATAACAAAGACATTGATTTTTGGTATGATCTCTTCATAAAGTCAGGGGATTCATTGTCACTAGACTTGCCGGAGTTCTGA